The proteins below come from a single Ruegeria sp. SCSIO 43209 genomic window:
- a CDS encoding hemerythrin domain-containing protein yields MLDKYTIRQDDMPKEMRFLLEKYPRDSWDAHPGFKEKTKHWLGAHLMFHHLAERIRLDTENVLNNDLGLDDYAGRLSHYGGNLVGSLHGHHGWEDRSYFPELSTADPRFDAGLELLEQDHADLNKVLDDFTRAANRVIKLSALDEAQAYDETGQLHATSKAIKAFLERHLSDEEELAVPIILHHRLRG; encoded by the coding sequence ATGCTCGATAAATACACTATCCGCCAAGACGATATGCCGAAAGAAATGCGGTTTCTCTTGGAAAAATACCCGCGCGACAGCTGGGATGCGCACCCTGGGTTCAAAGAAAAAACCAAGCATTGGCTCGGCGCACACCTGATGTTCCACCACTTGGCGGAACGTATTCGATTGGACACGGAAAATGTGTTGAACAACGATTTGGGGTTGGACGATTATGCTGGGCGGCTGTCCCACTATGGCGGCAACCTGGTCGGGAGCCTGCATGGTCATCACGGCTGGGAAGATCGTAGCTATTTCCCTGAATTGTCGACTGCAGACCCGCGATTTGATGCGGGGCTTGAGCTTCTGGAACAGGATCACGCCGATCTGAACAAGGTGTTGGATGATTTCACCCGCGCAGCGAACCGTGTGATCAAACTGTCTGCTCTGGATGAGGCCCAGGCCTATGATGAGACCGGGCAGCTCCATGCGACAAGCAAAGCGATCAAAGCGTTTCTGGAACGCCACTTGAGTGATGAAGAAGAATTGGCCGTACCAATTATCTTGCATCACAGACTCAGAGGATGA